The DNA sequence CTGAAGGAACAATGGAATCGTTTCTTCTAGGCTCGGCATTAATAGGCTTCACAGCGCTTTTTCTTTGTGAAAGATTCAAAGATGAACTCTGACCTTGTCCTTGTCCCCGTTCCAATATTCTAAATGAACCAATCTGTGGAACTGCaaaatattaaccaaaaaaaaaaaagttaatgtcATGTTTTCAGGTAGAtcatttttctttcattttgaccaaaattagataaaaaaatatatatatatatgaaacgaTGCGCCGGACCATAAGTCCACCTCTCGTATTTTCCGGTAAAGATTTTCACAGGAAACaaacagaataaaaaaaaattaaattgaaaatatacaTACCTTTAAGCTCAGAGGAGGCAGTTGAACGAGAAAATGAAGAACCAGAAATTGCAGCAGATGACGATGAAGTAACAGCAAGAGCCATTGTAGCCTAATGAATTGaaattcttctctaaatttttcttaattatttttttttttcagtttgagGGAGATTGTTCTTCCACTCCTTAAGATTAAAAGGATTAAATAGATGTCCTAATAAAAGGGCGGCCTAACAGATTCATTGAACCTGGACGTAATAACGTTTTGTAGAGACCTAAATTGTTTTGCTAACGTGGCACATTTTAATTGGTGGAAGCGCTAATTCTGTCAGCACATTCGTCACGTGGCCCGCCCAGCCGAAGCCATGAGGACTCTTCTGGGTgtcttcgtttttttttttttttttgactgtCTTCATTAAGAGAACCTTAAAAAAatgcataataaattataatcaaattaaaatgcATCATTAaaagattaatattaatattgtaataataattaaattacacATAGTGCTGGTGTGAGACATACTTATTCTTAACTACAGTATCTATAAAATATAAAcgaaataattataaaattatatgttacatataaattaaatagtgtattaatataaaaaaaaaatacttacatgactgattaaaaaaaaaaaaaacttacatgaCTAATTGTTCTCTAgtattttttatcattttcaaTCAAACGTTAAATATtggataatataataatattaagtccaggcaaataaaattatatatttaaatttatattatatatttttaatcattttttcttgagaaaatatatattatatataatatattgtttcaaatttacatatatattactataACATATATATCATTCTTAATAATTACATCATACAATatgttaattataaattaagcaTGCAGCCACACTTTctcaaaaataatttctttattccttatatattaatattaatattattttttctctttttcacgTCAACTATTTTTGTTCAAGGGAATTGCACTTCTAGCTTGGATTAATTGTAAACAGAAATCTCTGGCTCAGGTTTATATGACtatgacatatatatattatttttgatagaatatataaatatattatactataaaaattatatatatgagtaTTAATTAAACTAATGGCACGAATCATTCAGTCCATTGTAGCCTCACAGCCCCAGTACAGAATATACTGAGACATTATATTATGATTCCTTCACCAAAATTAAAGGTCAAAAAGAAATACCATTACTTTAAgacaataatataaaattctcATTAAGTGATTAGCATAGAATATGCTTTAAATACTAATttgattatcaaaataatttgccTTACTTTTTAATTGTTTCCATTAACATGTAAATTATAAGCAAAACTACCATGTTACATGTAATTATTATGTAATGGCATATCGAATCCAATTGTTAATTaccaacatatatattattatgtgaaaTGTTAAATTGATTGGGTGCAGTTTATTTTGGTCCTCATATTTTTTTTGTGGCCACAATTAttcagaaaataaaataaataataataacaacataaGGGGTCTGTGGTCTTCACACTCCCCACCTTCTAATAATATAGATATTTCCATTAATTGATAATATTTGATGGACGACACAAGTTAtgaaaagtattattttttgcACGAACTATGTTTGGTAGGGAAGATTGATTGTGTGTGGTGTGTGGATGGAGAGCCAGGGATGGAGTAGTCACAAAGAGATGAAGGGAGAAAGAAAAATTATGTATGAATCCAATCTAATTTTCACAAAAAGTGTAGATATTCCCATTTGTACAAAAtgaattgaattgaaaaattaaaaatttcacttGGGCAAAATATCGGATACTGATTTTGACAATAActtttttttctacatacaattttGTTTCCtcctttttattatatttgttattttatttatttattttaattttattgttggagatataaaacaataataacttattttattttattcttgattacgtgaaaataatttatattttattaaacattaaaaatgtatttggtaacatttttttaattaaaaaattaaaaatattttctaaaaatatattttataaaactatttttactttttaattttttaattaagaatcaaaattttaaaaatgaaaaaaatcaatttcaattttttttataaaacaatttttttaatcaatattttagactctaACCCTAACCTGATCTtgagactcggacccagacctgaaccccgACCCAAACCCTAGCTGTGGACCCAGACCCCGTCACGGACatggacctggactcgaacctgaacctagcCCCGACCTCGGACCCAAACcccggacccagactcggaTGTCCGGTCCTGGatccagactcggacccgacttaaatataataaacaaattaaaataaaatttacataaaacaaatatttttcgtttattttaaaattaaaaaacaaaagtagttatagaatacattttagtttttcaaaaataaatttttaaaaacaaaaattttaatttcatgtttatgattaaaaaatttaaaaataaaagtgttaccatATACATGCTctacataatttaatattaaaaaacaaaccaatttaaaataactGACCCAATTCGCACTATTGCAAGTTAGATTTAATTGGATTTCAACTCTCGTGTGGATttgattggatccaaaaaaatatataaaatcaacAGTTATTGCACTTAGTGCGAATCATATacactataaataaaataatacaaattagattgGATGAAACATCTCTTATCCCAAATGTATGTGAAGAATGAAGATGagtgtaacaaaataatttaaaaatgcttgataaaagaaaattattttatattttataatgtaATACATTAATGCAATGGTTATTATTCGGGTAATATTATATATTCtacatttatataaaaattaagtgatcaaattatattatttgtgtCTTCAAATTTGACCATAGTTACAGTCTAGTTGACTCGTGTCGACCTAATTATAATCACCTACTTGCGTTAGAGCAACAAATTATTAATCAACTTTGAGATATTTTCATTATGATCATTATTATAGCTGGGATGAATATGTTAAAAGACATATTGATCATGTAGCATTGACTGGTTTGGTCTCTCACAGCTTGTTGCTTTCAAATTCCAATTAATAATATCCACTTGAAGCTTTTGACATTCCACCTCTTCTCATCAAGTAAAAATAAAAGCCAACTTGGCCTTTTCTTTATCTTTCATTTCCCCAACAAAAATAAAGGCCAATTTAACGTATTTTGGTTTGTAAGTTAATTAGAAATTAATTGTGCTCTAACAATCTTGGCCTTTGGGAGGTATAGAAAGATAGAATATATGTTAATTACTATACAAAAAAGCCAATAGTACTAAATACTAACTAAAGAGAGGGACCACtctcattttaattaataaggagaaagagagagagagtattaAGGACCACACACtttatttagaagaagaaaagaagggACCACTTTTAAGCTAAAAAGAAGTGAAGGAGCGTGACCCACATGAACCTCGCTTCGTGCCAATTTTATCAATGGATTTCTTGGTTATCATTTAATTCAATTCAAATTCCTACAAATTTAattaagggtaaatactattttggaccctctgttttacaaaagttactaattagaccttgtattttgttaaatgacaaaatggaccttgtattttctaaaatagtacaaataggaccctgaattgattttttgtcaaaataaagtttaattataatccgatttaaaagtgctatgacaaaactatttacattttttgtatttgttcgtattaagcattgtctttaagttggttatattaaaaaacaaagttgtcaaaaattaagctcagggtcctatttttactattttaaaaaatacagggtccattttgtcatttaacaaaatacatggtccaatctgtaacttttgcaaaacacagagtccaaaatagtatttactctttaattaaatacgttttttttttggtaaagacATGCCGGACCCAAATACTTAAATACGAAATTTGTAATTTGTTTAATAGATTTGTCATGTAATGCAAACGGAATAAAACCCAAATGATTAATGATAATGTACATTTTTAGTTATAGTTAAATAAATTCAACTCAGAACTTTTCTAGTTTTGGGAAGATACACTAAAACAAAATTGGTTATTTGAGGCATTGAAAAATGTCACAATTTCTTACTGGCTTAATTGGCTTTTATATGGTGTCATAATAAGTTAAGTGAGCAATATTTTGAGAAGTTAATGGAAACTTTTATGGCAAGTTAGCAAGTGAAATcgtattaatgtgttttttttttctcatgatTGGAATTATTGCCCACTTTATTTTATCTGCCGTTTTGCAGATTTCTACGCATTTTGAGTTAACACAAATAATCTATTTTACAATTACAAGATGGAGATGACTGAagctatttattttatatatttacctTGGGAATTATTTGGAACTAAGTTGGCAGTGTCATGATCAGAGAACGCGATGGATTACCATATACGCCACTTCTTTTATATATTTGCCATTTTTTATATCATGACCACATATATATTACCAATCCAATGATAAGTGGAGTAgtacaattttaattttttagtttaaatctATGTGGATATGAATGAAATACTTATTGTTTCTTTAGTGGTCTTATTAAACTCATATTGCGTAAGTATTAGAAATTTATGCAGAGACGCATAGAACCATATATCAACTAAAATTGTTGTGAGATTTCAAAAGAAACAATTTGATGAGAATTTTGAACTTTGAAAGTCATGGGATATTTTTCAACATTCGGATAGATTTATCATAGGggaattctatttttttttttcgaaacctcaatatttaaaaaaattaagtttgaaGTAATTTTTAGCAAACACCcttcatattttttttgagaattttttctcatattattttttgttaatttcaaaatttattttaattttatttttattatttttttaataaaattttaaataatttttttagtttttaaaatataattaattttatttgatatgtatatattttatgaatatgagttgtttgaaaaaaattaaaaaaactaatataatcaaaaatatatattttatgtaaaataatttttttcaaaatgaaGTATACTTATAAATTTTGGTTGCAAATAAAATTCTCCATTGTAATGTCAAATTTTGGTTTTCTTCTCACCCAATATTATGCAAAGTAGTCAAAAGTAGGCTTTGCTGGCCCAATGCAAGGCAGCCCGTAAAAACATTCATAAGCCCAAATAACAAAATTGCTTGATAGTTAATAACCtcaggaaattacactctatatcctttttatattgtccttttttatttttaccttcttttttaaaatctatcatttttatctcttttttaaacattgtaccaattttgcccatgttacttcaagatactctccatgtgattctcttatgtaagggtattttaggtacaatacatataaaaaggtatgtttcaaataaatataaaattagaggtaaatttgattaattgataaataaaagaggcatttttcaacttaccccataCCTGACACTCACCACTTCCAGGCCTATATACATGAACCGAAGAGTTAGTACTTGTATGATATGATTTGTTTTTTCTAGATAAACGGTATGATGTGTTTTGTTGAATCTTCAGGATTCTTTCGAAATTAAGAATGACTTCAATAGAAGAAGAGATGGTGTTGGAATTTGCAGAAAGAGCAGACAAAAGAACCAACAATAGTTGCATTCTTACGAGTTGATGATGAACAACATTGCAAACTCAAATAAGGTGTTCGTAATTATATCTAAACTGAAATGCTGATTTTTGCATACAGATTTCCAAAAGTAATTGGAGGACTTGGCAAGTATGGATCACATAACTTGTTGGGTCCTATGTTCAATGCTCACTTCTTCTTTTCCAAGTTTTGAAAAGATGCAAAAACAAAAGAGAAAATGAAATCAACATGAGGCCTTTAAGGTGTTTGATGAAATGTCACATTCACAACTTTGTGTTTAATGAATTGCTTCTGTCATAATTGGGTTTCACATATAAATTTTGTTAGCAGTTGCCTATTGTATTCTCTTTAAATTGTTTGTGCAACCATTTACGCTGCTCTAATTCTGATTTTGATACGTGTTTGTAATTGTATATATCCAGATATACCTGAGCAAAGCAACAAACAGCTACTTCTCTTACTTATGTCGTTCTCTCTTGTTGATATGGGAATGACAGTAGCTACTCTTCCCAAATCAGGAGGGAGTTTGGTCCACCACCATAGCTCTCCAGAAAAGAGTATATACAAGCCTGCACTTAAGGTTTTGTTGCCTTTGCGCAACCCCAACAAGTCACATGCTGTAGTTCCACTTATGAAGCCCAAGTCCTCCAGTTATTCTCATATATCAACTAAAAGGAAGAAGATGAGAAAGAGTGTTCCCTTTACCAATCCAGATTGCACCACTTCTGATGTTCTGAACTTAATGGATGCCCTTTGCCTCCCTGTCTCTCCAGACATGTACAATTCTTTTATAAGAGAATGCACAAGCTCTGCTCACTCCCATCGAGCTGATGATCTGCACGCGCATATCAGGCGAAGCGGCCTCCGGCAACCACCCTTATCTTTACTGAATCGCCTCCTCCTTATGCATGTGTCATGTGGTCATCTAGAAATAGCTCGCCATCTGTTTGATGGTATGCCTACAAAAGATTTCAAGTCCTGGGCTACTATTGTAGTTGCTTATCTTAACAGAAATGATTACGAGGAAGCCATGAATTTGTTTCTGAAAATGCTGCACCATATCAGTATGCTGGAATTTCCTGCTTGGATCTTGGCCTGCCTTCTTAAGTCGTGTGTATGCACAAGTAATATGGACTTAGGAAAACAAGTTCATGGCTGTTCCTTAAAGTTGGGTCATGCTAATAATTTGTTTTTGGCTAGTTCCTTAATAAACTTTTATGGGAAATTTAGGTGTCTGGAAAGTGCCGAAAATGTGTTTAACCAACTGGCCCATCATAATTCACTCACATGGATGGCTAGACTGATCAACAACTCCAAGGAAGAGCGCTTCTTTGAAGTATTTAGAGACTTTAAGGAGATTGGAAAGTCGGGGATCAAGAAGAATGCCTTGATGTTCTCTACTGTTTTGAAGGCTTGTGCGAGAATGCATGATCGTGGGCAATGCGGTCGACAAGTGCATGGAAACGCCATCAAACTTGGATTAGATAGAGATGTGTATGTGCACTGTGGGTTGGTTGATATGTATGGAAGAAGTGGGCTTGTTAGAGATGCAAAAAGGGTGTTTGAAATGAGTAGTGACAAGACTAGTAACGCATGTTGGAATGCCATGATTGGTGGTTATATACGAAATGGGTTATATGTTGAGGCCATTAAGATTCTCTATGAAATGAGGGCAACTGGATTGCAGCTTCAACCATCTCTGCTCGATGAATTGAGGATTGCTTGTGGTAGTAATACTCTCATTTCCATGGAGAACTTTACCCCAAATAGAGAATGAAGTTAGAAATTGGGATAAAGAAAAAGGCATTGCTGCTATTATTCTTGTTAATAATAGATTTTAGAATCATTAACTCGAATGATATAATGTTGGGTAGAAAATTtagtattattttgtaaatattaatcACAGTTCACCGTCTTTTGTTGTATATATCAGTTATAATAGAGTCACAGTTGGTATTGCTATAATCTGGTATACTTCACAGTAACAAGTCTCGCAGCACACATGGAAACTTTTTCATTTCTCATTTGAATACTTGGTAGGTACTACCAGTACCACCAAGATCAGCACCAACAGTCGGTCTGCCTTGGCTTACGCCCTATACTTGAGCCTCAAGTAGGAGTGCAAAGCAAAGTCTAAATTTAGAATTTAGAGCTCGAACTCCTTGCTAAAATAAGAGGCCTcgtgttaagtttttactggCATGTTAAGAGCTCATTCTCAGGTCTGACACGCAAATATCATGTTTGTAGTCGTAGACTATGCTTGGCTTGAGTTACAAATAAAAGAAGGAACTATTTTATAAATACTCTAAAATAGCAAAAGTTTACATTTTAcaaatttatagtttttttttttaatatatttttaagaattttagtttttttttgtaaataaaaatacatagtGTATTTTTTTCAATTGTCTTTACATTGCTGCTAcgagaaataatatttttctaaaaaaaatttggtAAAAAGACATAGAatacgtaaatatatatataaaatctatagatacatacataaaaataatttaatttttaagtatattgtgTAAACTTttctataat is a window from the Cannabis sativa cultivar Pink pepper isolate KNU-18-1 chromosome 1, ASM2916894v1, whole genome shotgun sequence genome containing:
- the LOC133038782 gene encoding pentatricopeptide repeat-containing protein At1g31790, giving the protein MSFSLVDMGMTVATLPKSGGSLVHHHSSPEKSIYKPALKVLLPLRNPNKSHAVVPLMKPKSSSYSHISTKRKKMRKSVPFTNPDCTTSDVLNLMDALCLPVSPDMYNSFIRECTSSAHSHRADDLHAHIRRSGLRQPPLSLLNRLLLMHVSCGHLEIARHLFDGMPTKDFKSWATIVVAYLNRNDYEEAMNLFLKMLHHISMLEFPAWILACLLKSCVCTSNMDLGKQVHGCSLKLGHANNLFLASSLINFYGKFRCLESAENVFNQLAHHNSLTWMARLINNSKEERFFEVFRDFKEIGKSGIKKNALMFSTVLKACARMHDRGQCGRQVHGNAIKLGLDRDVYVHCGLVDMYGRSGLVRDAKRVFEMSSDKTSNACWNAMIGGYIRNGLYVEAIKILYEMRATGLQLQPSLLDELRIACGSNTLISMENFTPNRE